Within Burkholderia cepacia GG4, the genomic segment GGACGTTCTTCGGCAACCCCGATACGCGCAACGTGCTGCTGACGACCGTCGGCGTGCTGTTCACGAGCGCCGGCACCGCATCGGTGCTCGGCGTGCTGCTGGCCGCGCTGCTGTTCTTCAAGCCGTTCCCGGGCGCGTCGCTCGTCACGCGCTTCCTGGAACTGTACGTTGCGTTCCCGTCGTTCCTCGTCGCGTTCACGCTGATCTTCCTGTACGGCTCGCAAGGCTCGATCAGCATCGCGTTGCAACACCTGTTCCATCTCGAGAATCCGCCGCTCGACTTCCTGTTCGGCATCGCCGGCGTGATTCTCGCGCAGACCGTGTTCTATACGCCGTTCGTCGTGCGGCCGACGCTCGCGTCGTTCGCGACGCTCGACCTGCGCCTGATCGAAGCGGCGCGCAGTCTCGGCGCGTCCGGCGGGATGCTCGCGCGCCGTGTCGTGCTGCCGATCGCGTGGCCGGGCATCGCCGCCGGCACCGTGCTGTGCTTCCTGCTGACGCTGAACGAGTTCGGCATCCTGCTCGTGCTCGGCAGTGCGCGGCTCGTGACGCTGCCGGTCGCGATCTACAGCAGCGCGACCGTCGACCTCGACCTGCCGACCGCGTCGGCCGGCGCGGTCGTGATGCTGGCGCTGTCGCTGGCGCTGTATGCGGTTTATCGCCGGGTGAACCGGCGTGCGACGGGAGGGAACGATGTCCGCTGAATTCCGTATCGGGCAAGCCGTGCCACGCCACCAGATCGGCTGGGGCGACACGCTGCTCAAGCATGCGTCGCGCGCGGCGCTCGCGCTGGCCGCGTTCGCCTGCTTCTGGCTGTTTGTGCTGCCGGTCGTCGTCGTCGCACTGTCGAGCGTGTCGACGCAGTGGTCGGGCACGATCCTGCCGGCCGGCTACAGCCTGCGCTGGTTCGCGCGGCTCGGGTCGCCGGAGTACGACGCGCTGCTGACGAGCCTCGAAATCGGCTTCGGCGTGTCGGCGATCGGCACGATCCTCGGACTGTGGCTCGCCCTCGCGCTCGAAGGGCGGGACCGGCGCGGCCTCGGCGCGGTGGTCGACGCGGTCGTGATGGTGCCGAACGGCGTGCCGAGCGTCGTGCTCGGGCTCGCGGTGCTGATCGCGTATCACCAGAAGCCGCTCGACCTGTCGAGTTCCGCGGCGATCGTCGTGTTCGTGCAGCTCGCGCTGATTCTGCCGTTCTGCTATCGCTGTGCGGCCGCCGCGCTGCGCCCGGAGCTGACCGTGCTGCGGGAAGCGGCGGCGAGCCTCGGCGCGCCGCCCGCGATGGTGCTGCGCCGCGTGCTGCTGCCGCAGCTCGTGCCGGCGCTGCGCGCGAGCCTCGCGCTCGGCTTCGCGCTGTCGCTCGGCGAGCTCGGCGCGACGCTGACCGTCTACCCGCCCGGGTTCGCGACCGTGCCGATCGTCGTGATCGGCCAGGTCGAACGCGGCTATTACCTTCCCGCCTCGGCGCTGTCGCTGCTGATGCTCGGCGCGTCGCTCGCGGCGCTGCTGCTGATCGCCGCGCGCGTGCCGCGCGGCAAGCGGGCGGCATCATGAACGCCGCGTTCGCATTGCGGCAGCCCGGCGCGCAACCGGAGGCGGGCAAGGTATCGGCCGAACTCGCGGGACGTTCCGTCGACGTCAACGGCCGGCGTTACCGGCTGCCGGTCGAACCGACCGTCGTCGTCTGCGTCGACGGCTGCGAGTACGACTATCTCGAGCGCGCGGTGGAAGCGGGCGTCGCACCGTTCATCGGCCGGATGATCGCGGAAGGCACCGCGTGGCGCGCCGATTGCGTCGTGCCGACCTTCACCAACCCGAACAACCTGTCGATCGTCTGCGGCGTGCCGCCGTCGGTCCACGGGATTTGCGGCAACTACTTCTGGGATCCGGCCGCCGACGGCGGTCGCGGCGCGGAAGTGATGATGAACGATCCGGCCTACCTG encodes:
- a CDS encoding 2-aminoethylphosphonate ABC transporter permease subunit, which codes for MSSLSSPETGLPPHVLASAAAHAAAARRRKRMGDLHLAALAIVVLGPLVVYPLVRLVLLSVSGDHGLSFAAYRTFFGNPDTRNVLLTTVGVLFTSAGTASVLGVLLAALLFFKPFPGASLVTRFLELYVAFPSFLVAFTLIFLYGSQGSISIALQHLFHLENPPLDFLFGIAGVILAQTVFYTPFVVRPTLASFATLDLRLIEAARSLGASGGMLARRVVLPIAWPGIAAGTVLCFLLTLNEFGILLVLGSARLVTLPVAIYSSATVDLDLPTASAGAVVMLALSLALYAVYRRVNRRATGGNDVR
- the phnV gene encoding 2-aminoethylphosphonate ABC transport system, membrane component PhnV, giving the protein MSAEFRIGQAVPRHQIGWGDTLLKHASRAALALAAFACFWLFVLPVVVVALSSVSTQWSGTILPAGYSLRWFARLGSPEYDALLTSLEIGFGVSAIGTILGLWLALALEGRDRRGLGAVVDAVVMVPNGVPSVVLGLAVLIAYHQKPLDLSSSAAIVVFVQLALILPFCYRCAAAALRPELTVLREAAASLGAPPAMVLRRVLLPQLVPALRASLALGFALSLGELGATLTVYPPGFATVPIVVIGQVERGYYLPASALSLLMLGASLAALLLIAARVPRGKRAAS